TCTGATGATCTTTTAAAATTGGCCGTCATCTTCAACCTCCGTCTggcgaaattagggtttaggtaaTGATTCCTACTTCGATTGCGTTCGTTGATTATCGATTTAATTCAATCATCCATAGTTCtgggtttttgaaaaaaaactaactttcGAGCTcattttacatatatgtatctTCTTTATATTCCAGAATCTGTGGAAGCTTTGCTGATATCAATCAAATGGGTCGTTTCAAAAACGTAAGTGGAAACACTTCTTTGATGATTTTCTCTGTATTTACTGTGTTTTCTAACACTTAGTGATGATATTAGAATAAGAAGGGTAGGGTCAATGTGAAGCCTATTGCGATGAAGAAGAACAATCAACCGAATGTTGATCACGTCACTGGTGACAAGATCCCAAAAAGCTTCGTCTTTTCGAGGACGAAGCTTCCCGCCTCTGTCAAACAGCTTCAGATGGATTTGAGGAAGCTCATGCTTCCCTACACTGCTCTCAGTTTAAAGGTAAAGGgttgttttaatatatgtttggAGGGTTTGTGATTTGAGTGACCATTTACTGATGCAAAAGTTGTTAACCTTCgcaggagaagaagaggaacacTTTAAGAGACTTTTTGAATGTATCTGGTCCAATGGGTGTGACTCATTTCCTTATGCTGAAGAAGACAGCGTCTGCGTTGTCTCTGAGAGTAGCGAGAACCCCTCAAGGTCCTACTCTAACGTTCAAGATTCATCAGTACTCGTTGGCTTCGGATATAGCTCAGTCTCAGCTTCGGCCTAGATGTCCTCCAGATCTTTTCAAGAACCCCCCATTGGTAATCAATCTCAATCTCTCTTAGTTACTTCCGGTTTTGTTTTGCTAACAGTTGAGAGTGTTGTCTTTGTTTAGATTGTACTTTCTGGATTTGGTACTCAAGAGCTGCATCTGAAGCTAGCAACGATCATGTTTCAGAACATATTCCCAGCTATTGATATCAACACTGTAAGTTAAGTTTGTTTGTGCTTTTTATTATTACTGGTTGTAAACTTGTTTTCAGCTAATTTGATTGGGAAATAATATGTCTGGCAGGTCAAGCTCTCCACATGCCAGAGATTAGTACTCTTGAACTACAACAAAgacacaaaactcattgattttCGGCATTATTCCATAAGACTTCAGCCTGTAGGAGTGTCTCGTAGGCTCAGAAAGTTTGTGGAAAAGCATGAGGTTCCTGATCTTAGGAATCTGCAGGATGTTAGTGATTTTGTCACCAAGTAAGGATCTCATTTGATTCCAGTGTGAAATGAATTATTGTGATTGTTTGGTGGATTTAATTTTCCAGGGCTGGGTATGGATCAGAGagtgaaggagatgaagaagggGCTACAGTGACATTATCATCTGATATAGGCAGAGTTAATAGGGGGTCCACAAAGAGTGCTGTGAAACTGCAAGAGATTGGACCGAGGATGACAATGCAGCTGGTTAAAGTGGAGGAAGGGTTGTGTTCAGGAGGAATCATATTTGATGAATCTGGTAAATGCTAATCTTATCATCCCCcacattgtgtttttttttttttgttaaatcttGGCTACCACAGGATGAATCATCtgattttttgggtttatatGGGTTTGTTTCAGAAAATGGGGATGAAAAGATagcgaagaagaagcaaaatgaagatattgaagaagaaggtgaagagggtagtgaagaagaagaagaaggtgaagagggTAGTGAAGAAGAGATGGATGAAGATCTTGAATAATTGAGACTTGGGAAAAGCAAGTTTTGTTCTGTG
The nucleotide sequence above comes from Brassica napus cultivar Da-Ae chromosome A9, Da-Ae, whole genome shotgun sequence. Encoded proteins:
- the LOC106366084 gene encoding peter Pan-like protein, whose translation is MGRFKNNKKGRVNVKPIAMKKNNQPNVDHVTGDKIPKSFVFSRTKLPASVKQLQMDLRKLMLPYTALSLKEKKRNTLRDFLNVSGPMGVTHFLMLKKTASALSLRVARTPQGPTLTFKIHQYSLASDIAQSQLRPRCPPDLFKNPPLIVLSGFGTQELHLKLATIMFQNIFPAIDINTVKLSTCQRLVLLNYNKDTKLIDFRHYSIRLQPVGVSRRLRKFVEKHEVPDLRNLQDVSDFVTKAGYGSESEGDEEGATVTLSSDIGRVNRGSTKSAVKLQEIGPRMTMQLVKVEEGLCSGGIIFDESENGDEKIAKKKQNEDIEEEGEEGSEEEEEGEEGSEEEMDEDLE